In Lasioglossum baleicum chromosome 1, iyLasBale1, whole genome shotgun sequence, the genomic window GAATGTACATATGTTTAAATACAACAAGGCAAAATGTAGTTTAATCTTTTAACTACCGGTAGAAGTATTTATTTTGTAACATCGTGCATAGCTTGAGCAAGGTACTCCACATTTTTTGTTGTTACTCCAGCCATGGATATCCTCCCGTCTTTTGTTAGATAAATGCTATAGTCTTTGGTAAGTTTTTCCacctgcaaaataaatattatatactgTATACTGTAAAATCACCAATTTTTAAGACATCGAAAAATCCTTTGAAATTCGTTCATAGGTCACtaaagactacaacatatttaaatttgaacaaaatccgaaattttaCTCCGAAGTccgttttcgcgtggaatgacccTACTAAAAGAATAAACGTATACAGTACCTGATTTGGTTTAAGACCAGTATAGCAAAACATTCCAATTTGATCAGTGATATGTGACCAGTCCACAGAGCTACCAAGCTTCTTAAGATTGTCTTTCAACGTTTGCCGAATAGAAATAATACGATCGGCCATTCCTTTCACGTCGCGAAGCCACTCTTCCCTTAATTCTGAATTTCCTAATATTTCATTGACAATTCTAGCACCATAAATTGGTGGATTAGAATACATTGGCCTAATTAAAATCTTTAATTGCGAAAGAACTCTGTCTGCTTCGTCTTTGCTGTTTGCGACTATGGTAAAAGCTCCGGCGCGTTCACctaaagaatattttttataaaatttttatccaTTGTCACCATTTGTATAAATTATCGTTAAATGTACATATTTACCATAAAGACCCATGTTTTTAGCATAAGACTGAGCTAAAGCAATTTTATTTCCATCTGCTAGGAATGTTGTAACTGCCAAAGAATCTTTTTCTATAGACCCtacaattttatacatatatattttttagtaTATAAACTTTGCAGTTTAACTCTATCGTTGCGCGAATCTAAATTTTATCGCGATTCGAGCATAGTAAcaatattactagacagcggatctttatgcaaaataaaaatgttttactgaagtgaaataggaatttattttctttgtcaatATGGATAAAcgcggttgaaaataatataccagaatttttaaattcttctaatgttttcactgttttaaatcacacctacttatttttgttataaatgcataaagacctgCAGTCTAAATATTACATATTCTTATTATACGAATTGCTACATTCAAGTTATCTCAAATTAATACATAAAGAAGAACATGTcagaataataaaattttaataataaattcgatTTTTCTCCAATGATTTATATTACCTGAAGCAAAGCCTTGATATGCCATATCAAAGAAGGGGaaaagatttcttttttttattagtgCTGATAATTCTTTCCACTGTTCTGGTTTTGGATCAACGCCGGTAGGGTTGTGTGCACACGCATGTAAGAGAACAATAGATGTTTCTGGAATTTtctgtaagaaaaaaatgtcgtataaaatttggaaatattaattattatcctCTATATGATTACTAACATTTAGATCGTCTAAAAGACCCTTAAAATCTAATCCACAAGTGTCTGGATCAAAATAACGATATGTCTTCACTGAGAGATTCGCAAGCGTAAATACAGGTCGATGGTTGCCCCATGTAGGTGTTGGCACATATATATCTTTACAACCAGGGAAAAAATGTGACAGAAAGTTTGCTCCCACACAAAGCGAACCTGTTCCAGAAATTCCTTGGACAGTAGCGTTCTAGAAAATAGATAACATTATTTAGCTAAAGGTAATTTCTTCtttataattagtagactgcggatttttatacaaaataaaaaatttctttcttcttttacttaacttattaaggtgaaactaatacactggtgttcTAAAACCCTTTTTCTTAtggccactgctttaaattgtgcataCCTATTTTTGTTGTaagtgcatcaaatccgcagtctaataattagtaaaTCTGTTATATATTCCTTACCAAACCATTCTTAATTACTTCATGACATTCGCCAAGAGCCAAATTAATGCTATGTTTACAAAAATCAGCATTTCCCGATATTGGTGCATATTCTTTGTCCATTTCCTTGCATCTAATATGGTCTTCTGCCTACAACAAATTTGAATCTATTAATAACTAATACAATCATACcttttataaacattatacATCCGCTTTAACTATGTCTTGATAAAACAGATGTTTTATAATATGTACCTTACGAACGCTTGGTAACACATATGGTTTACCATCATCATCCCTGTAAGCACCAACTCCCACATTAACCTTCTTAGGATTTTGATCCTTCTTGAATGCTTCTGTAATGCCCAAAATTGGATCAGGTGGACCCATTTTTACATCAGACCACCATGAACTGTGACATGAAAAACCATGTTCCATTAATTCTCTATACTCTATAATAGTGTTACTACatacaatgggagacaatattaagtaagtggacactcttaaaaattgctcaacttttttaaaattggcccaaaggacttgaatttttttaagatgttagaccgactagtttgttagagaatgagtaaacaaaaatttgtttagattgcaattggtaggaatgaaacaaactttcaaaaaaagGCTACTAAGTAGCAAACATCTCAGAGGGTACAATCAAGACATTATGGAGAACGACTTTTTAATATGAAATTAGTGCTAATGATTTCAATTCTTCAACATAAAACGGAATTCCCATAAATCTATGATCTGCACTTGACTTTTAAGTTATCAATAGTATGTATTTAGAATTCTTTAGCAAAGGTTAAAAAGGTCAATTATTACTCACCTAGATAATCTGACTGTATGTGCagtaacattataattatttttgaataagTTACGCACGGACGAGCATGTAACGAGTTTCGACCCCTGTgccattttattaattattaaatctagGCCTATCCTATGTTCCACAATTGCTCTCTTCCAATCTCTGGATTGCTGACGTGCCGACCAGTGCCGACTGACTATACAGACTATTACAGACTATATCtaatttatatgtatgtatgctcATGCGCGTATATATATACTACCCCGTAATGGCGATTTGCTTCTTTATCGCGAATATCTCGAATATCGCGAATTGTAGTTACAGTAAAAaagtgtatttatttattataataacataaagtctcatatttttaaaatgtaccGCGTTCTACGTAAAATTCATCGCATATTATAACACCTCGTTATACGCGTTTGCATAAATCTGTACCCGCGTATTATGCAGTTTTTTTCCGTAATCTATATAGCATATGTCGTAATATTGTCCAGATAAAAACAAGTAATTATGTAAGCTCGAGATCTGTCAAGATTTGAACTTGTTGACGTATAAGTACATACTTAACTAAAACTAAAACGCGAAATTGCTAAAATTCGatgataagaaatttttatttttatagatatatatattatatatatatatttacatgcaCTTTTTTCATTACGACTGTTAGTAAATTCTGGAAAAGTAAAAATATAACAATTCATTACGTGAATTGGTCTTTTTGTAATTGCGATCCTAATATATAATTCATTTTTAGtagaagataaaattaatattgatacatatatatagctatatatattttatttttggcaAGACACTAACATATCGATCTATAAATATAGTATGTGTTGCAATTTACATAAGCAGCTTCTAAAATGTACACATGGAAGGCTTGAAGCTGAACGGATTTTGCATTTGAGAATCTCTGCTAGAAGAGTTTGCAAAATGTACTATTGCTTACAGCTTAGATGCTTCGAGAGTTTAGTATAGTTAAACCTCAGTAACTCGAATCTTTGTAATTCAAAAACTTCTACTGCCTCTATCTACAAGAGTATACAATCTTCTTCATTCCCATCCACTTCGTAATACATTtacgtttatatttatattgtatatttgtattaataataaatagactgcggatgtttatgcaattttcaatttttgtaggcaaattttaagaaagtggaattaaataaaatcttattttcagtgatagtagcctttttagatctgaaataaataaacatcGTACCAAATTCgaatgaaaaattatatattaataaattaaaaatattttattacacaAGTTAGAAttagtaaaaatattatatttatgaaaCAGAATAATTCaacatatactatatatatcACATTAAAATTCAGTTGTTTTAgacataataaataaaatgcttATAATTTACACATTAAATTTAAGCATTGTCAACAATGAAACTATGAATTTAATTCTTTTTTGTTAAGAATATAAATCATGGTACTCCGAATGGTAGTTAAATGTACAATGATCCATCTGCTGGACCTAAATatctgacaaaaatgagtataaCATCGATTAGTGTCCATACGCCAAGTCCCCCAAAACTCAACAGTTTTCCAATTCCATCATGCCAGTGACCCAAATAGAACCTGCAATGCATATTAATGAAAATAGGATATTTGTACTTTAAATTTCTGAAAATTCTTTGCAGCACAATATACCGATCAGCTCCAAAACCTCCTAAAGTAATACTCAAAATGAGAGCAGTAGACCACCGATATCCTACGGTCCAGTTGCATAGtaaatttttcataaatttgCGTCTTCCTAGACACAGAATGTCACTCTTCACTGTACAATTTGTTCTATAGTACTGTCTAGGAGATGCCACGGAACTGCAAGAATTTTTCTGCTGACAGTGATGCTCCCAATGTTCTGTTTGATAACAATAAcgacatatgtactttttttgaaaagtttgaTCACCCTGAAAGTTACTTTCATCAATCACTGTTAGAAGAATAAAAGAACTGTTATAGTATTATACATGTAATTATTTTACTTACGATACAATCGACCTGATCTAAGACTGTACAATTTGCAAAATACACTGACCCATAGACACAGTTTGGATTTAAATTACAGTTTAAACATTCTGCACTCAATTCTGAACACATGACACCGCTTGGACATAGTCTGGACATTTCCTCCTGTAAACACAacgataattaaataaatatttcataaactcCTAACAGTAAATAATCTTTTGTATTACCTTTTTACTGCTGTATGCTGGTGTAGAATTTATATTAACTTCCTTCATCATTTTATTAACCATGCTCTCTGTAAATAAAGTAgtacatgaaaatatgtatcaccaaaaaaattatatacaataatatctATTTAATTTGCTACCACATTTACCATAACCCATGGAAGCTTGCTTTACAGTGATCGACAAAATCACCAGAAGAATGAAGATCACATTTTTCGTATTAATACGTATAATATTCATTATGAACGATTATTAATTAATCAACATTTCTCCTTGTCCAATTTGACCAATTTGAAGTTTTAAAGAAAAGTTACCTTGAAGTATCGGGATAACATACAATACAGATAGCCAAATCCAGCCAAATCTGACATGGCAGAAAATCAACAGAGTCTGCTAGCAACAGACGTTGACCAAAATCTGCCATGGAGTTACCGATCGAGTCAAATGGTGGCACCGAGATTGACTTGCGAGTCGCTAAAATCATACGTATGCTgggtctataagtatatatggtctaTGGACGGAATAATGACTGAATCTGACTGAATGTAACTCTAACTTCACGTTGTTGACTATGAATCGTCTCTGAAGTTTTCAGTGTGCAATTTTGTTGCACTTGTGTATAGAAGAAATACAAATTAACAGTAGAGTAATGAGAATAAAACAATTCGAACAGTTGAGAGATGTGTAGTTAAAAATACATCTGCAAAGTATCATGATGAATTGTTTTTGTTAATGTCAAAATGTTAGAACGttcttcagaaaaattatttatgtgcATACGTGTTACAGttttatattgtaaatattttgttaaatttattaataaaatatataaactgtaaATTTTTACTAATACACTTGTTCTGCTCATTTTTTAAagtaatatatacatacatggaTGTATTTACACTCgtctattaataaatagaagTTCCAACgttaaaaacatatatatatgGCAGAAACCataattttttacataaaaaataacTTTGTAAGAAATGCAAATGCAAATACCCTTAGTTacaatacaaaatgaaaaatccAATTCATCTTGGTCAAGGTAATGATGTTATATGTAAGATTTTTTATGAACTctctaaaaatatatataaaactgattataatatgtagaatttccaaaaaatatttcagaaaGGAGAAACGTAAATGGTTCTTATCGCTATTATGTGGCACTTGTCTTATTTATGCCACGAGAACATCTGTTCCTCTGTTGATACCAATAATAAGCAAAACGAAACAATGGTCCAAACCAGATGCTGGTGTAATATTATCTAGTTTTTTCTGGGGTTACACATTAACACAAGTTGCTAGCGGTTATATTAGTGATAGAATTGGAGGACAAAAAGTATTATTGATCTCCGCTATTGGATGGTCCACGACTACCTATTTCATGCCAGAAATTATTGAATTCGTTTCACAAAGCGATACATCTATATTATTAGTAGCTACAGTAAGAACAATAAATGGAGCATTTCAAGGTAACTTTAGAACACAAATTAGTTCAATAAATTAATAACCAATAGCACACATATCAATTATCATGTATATTTCAGGGATGCATTTTCCTAGTATGATTAGTTTAATAAGTCAACGATTACATGAATCGGAAAGAGCTTCATTCTTTAGTTTATTAACATCAGGATCTGCCCTTGGTACATTACTCACAGGATCTCTGGGCTCTTACCTATTGGAAAATTATAATTGGATGACAGTTTTCCAAACTTTaggtaaattaatatattaaatgttTTATCTGTAGTGCAGAAGTTATATTAATAGTTCTTTATCGTAAAGTTAGAgaaattttttgtaaattagacagtatttttcttcttttttttgtcCAAAGTTAATGCAAGAAAATATATAGCTATTCTAcaaaggtgtgcgagaacccgaaaatgtcagGTACCCGATGGTTGGGACGGGTCGGAAAGGTATCGGGTCGAGACGAGtcgggttctcgaaaatttcgggaATCCCGATTATTGTCGGAAATagtctcgaaaattttcgagaattccGATATATTCGAGAACCCGAATATACAATCGGGGATAATATTAACActcttaaaaattgcataacttttttaaaattgatccaAAGGATCCAATGATCACATAAGGGTGAAATGCCCTGAGAAGGCTGAAAATTTGCAACTTTTACTTTAAACGTACAGTTACTCAAATTAATATTCggtcgctctaaaaaagacgataaattttttaatattgtactatacaatttgaacttttttaggaagctagaacaattagtttactacaggatgtgaaaagaaattttttcaaaaattgcaattgatcggaattgtagaaaaaatactaaaagttgcattttacaacttttttatgttagCTTATTTTGACAATTTAAATAATACGTTTTGTGGATCTGTGTATTCTGAAACTTCATGAAActcggtcgacgttgcagtgAGCTACATACAgatgtttaaagatggtaaaaattgcagattttcacgattttcggcctatacatatctaagaattcttacatctttcagtgcatataattgacacagatttacagaacgcattttttaaattttcgatataggcccacaagaaaaagttgtaaaatgcaacttttagtattttttctacaattccgatcaattgcatttttaaaaaaattttcttttcacatcctatagtacagtgatgagcaacccgcAGGCCCGCGGGACGTATTTGGCCCGCTAGCAAACTACCTGCGGCCCGCCGGAATCCGGCGCGGCaacaaagtatttaatattGCGTTCGTTGCCGTTTGCGGCCCGCGCGTAGTCTTATGTTTCCACTTTTGGCCCACAATACCCCACAATATACCACTgctatagtaaactaattgctctagcttcccaaaaaagttgaaatcgtatagtataatattgaaaaatgtctttttttaactgtatgtagctcattacaaTGTTGGATTGAAAACAtcagaaaataattaaatttcactACATTTAGTTTGAGCTTTCTACGGAAGTGATGACTTGCTTCGATTATGTAACTGGGATACCTCAATTACACGTATATATGGATCTAACAATAAGGTGCGGTTCGAACGAGGGAATTCCCAAAGGGGAATCCCCTATTCGTGTTTTCAGTGAGCACGTAACAATGTCAATACGTTGTGAGCAGCAAATGCGAAGCGGGAAATcacattcatttttaaaatgtcgGAAGATAGTGACATGAGAACGGAAAGAAATGTACTTTAAAGAGGTTACTTTCATTATGCTTTACGAAATAGTGAAATAAGCTTTTTTAATTGTATTTGTATAAACGAAATACATTTTATGCCTCAAAATATTATCTGATAGCTTTATAAATAGTTTTACGTCAAATTCTTTCTACATTTTCGGGGAAATCTCTTCCAGAAAAAACAATCGCAATTTTCGCACGCTATTCTTATTTCGTACAATTCCTGCCCGcatgtatttttttatacatataaaattatgTAGGTATATTCGTATTACCTAAATGTGTAacataaagttttgaaaatcgGCGAACAAGTAAAATTTTTCTGAATAGTTTATATACTTGTAGAAAGTTTTTATGCGGcgtgaaattaatttatattataataatgcaTGTTACTTATAAATACAGCagattatacatatttattgataTAGGTGGTTTGAGCCTGGCATGGACCCTGTTGTTAAGTTATCATACTGTACCATTTAAAGAAAGATCAGCTTCAACTAAGATAACAACTAAAGATCCTTTACAGTGGTTGAAGCTTCTACGAAAACCTCCATTCTGGTAATTTAACaataagttaaaaaaaataagaatatcTTTTACATAACTTGTAATGTAAAACATGAATTTCATTTTAGATTACAAATTTCAGGTCATGTGTGATAGGACATGCTTGccaaaataattgtttttttgtattattatcaTGGATGCCAACATATTTTCATGATACATTTCCTGAAGTGAAGGTAATGGATTATTATATCCTGTTTTTTACTTCTTAGTGTCACCGTTTATCTTTAAACTATTTGCTATCtgaatttttgtaattgatgtaatttaatttattcagagcTGGGTTGTAAATATGGTACCATGGTTATCAATGTTACCTTGTACATTTTTGGGTAAAGCTCTTTCTGAAAGAATACTGAAAGCAGGATATTCTGTCACTGTGACACGTAAAATAGTTGAAACAATATGTTTTGTTACTGAAATAATTA contains:
- the Got2 gene encoding glutamate oxaloacetate transaminase 2, translating into MAQGSKLVTCSSVRNLFKNNYNVTAHTVRLSSSWWSDVKMGPPDPILGITEAFKKDQNPKKVNVGVGAYRDDDGKPYVLPSVRKAEDHIRCKEMDKEYAPISGNADFCKHSINLALGECHEVIKNGLNATVQGISGTGSLCVGANFLSHFFPGCKDIYVPTPTWGNHRPVFTLANLSVKTYRYFDPDTCGLDFKGLLDDLNKIPETSIVLLHACAHNPTGVDPKPEQWKELSALIKKRNLFPFFDMAYQGFASGSIEKDSLAVTTFLADGNKIALAQSYAKNMGLYGERAGAFTIVANSKDEADRVLSQLKILIRPMYSNPPIYGARIVNEILGNSELREEWLRDVKGMADRIISIRQTLKDNLKKLGSSVDWSHITDQIGMFCYTGLKPNQVEKLTKDYSIYLTKDGRISMAGVTTKNVEYLAQAMHDVTK
- the LOC143221807 gene encoding TM2 domain-containing protein almondex-like — its product is MNIIRINTKNVIFILLVILSITVKQASMGYESMVNKMMKEVNINSTPAYSSKKEEMSRLCPSGVMCSELSAECLNCNLNPNCVYGSVYFANCTVLDQVDCIGDQTFQKKYICRYCYQTEHWEHHCQQKNSCSSVASPRQYYRTNCTVKSDILCLGRRKFMKNLLCNWTVGYRWSTALILSITLGGFGADRFYLGHWHDGIGKLLSFGGLGVWTLIDVILIFVRYLGPADGSLYI
- the Mfs18 gene encoding major facilitator superfamily transporter 18 isoform X1, with the protein product MQMQIPLVTIQNEKSNSSWSRKEKRKWFLSLLCGTCLIYATRTSVPLLIPIISKTKQWSKPDAGVILSSFFWGYTLTQVASGYISDRIGGQKVLLISAIGWSTTTYFMPEIIEFVSQSDTSILLVATVRTINGAFQGMHFPSMISLISQRLHESERASFFSLLTSGSALGTLLTGSLGSYLLENYNWMTVFQTLGGLSLAWTLLLSYHTVPFKERSASTKITTKDPLQWLKLLRKPPFWSCVIGHACQNNCFFVLLSWMPTYFHDTFPEVKSWVVNMVPWLSMLPCTFLGKALSERILKAGYSVTVTRKIVETICFVTEIISLLFLGTCIIIFSIKMICKVTFNTISAKAESFQSAIICLAFIIGGSGFHNNAIAVNPSDLAPKHSGSVFGLMNTVGAIPGFLGVYFAGHILHVTHSWPVVFIFIAMIDALGCVIYLLFGSGQAII
- the Mfs18 gene encoding major facilitator superfamily transporter 18 isoform X2 is translated as MQMQIPLVTIQNEKSNSSWSRKEKRKWFLSLLCGTCLIYATRTSVPLLIPIISKTKQWSKPDAGVILSSFFWGYTLTQVASGYISDRIGGQKVLLISAIGWSTTTYFMPEIIEFVSQSDTSILLVATVRTINGAFQGMHFPSMISLISQRLHESERASFFSLLTSGSALGTLLTGSLGSYLLENYNWMTVFQTLGGLSLAWTLLLSYHTVPFKERSASTKITTKDPLQWLKLLRKPPFWSCVIGHACQNNCFFVLLSWMPTYFHDTFPEVKSWVVNMVPWLSMLPCTFLGKALSERILKAGYSVTVTRKIVETICFVTEIISLLFLAKAESFQSAIICLAFIIGGSGFHNNAIAVNPSDLAPKHSGSVFGLMNTVGAIPGFLGVYFAGHILHVTHSWPVVFIFIAMIDALGCVIYLLFGSGQAII